The Nicotiana sylvestris chromosome 6, ASM39365v2, whole genome shotgun sequence genomic sequence ACAAGTACGCCACTTTAAAAACCAAATGATTTCTTAGCTGCTTGAAGAAGCAACAAATGGATAAGACTCCTCGGACTGTAAGATTAGTCATGCTAAGAATGAACTAGCTAATTAAGAAAGCAAAGCAtaaaaattgaaatgggaagAGAGATCCCGGCAGGCAAGACAACAATTGGCTGTGGATGGTGTGATGTTAAATAGCAAGAGACTGTGACAAATGTTATACCTTCAAATCGACATAAGTTCTATGTTTGGCATTATCAAAAGCTCGCAGTTTCACATCACGCCATCTGCCAAACAACAAAACAATAACTGAAAAACTGAAAAAACAAATCAGAAGTCTGCAGCCCGACCCACGTTGTACTTCATTATCACTTAACAAAAGCCCTGGTTGGGGGAGTGGGTGGGGGTGGGGAACGGGGAGTTTGGGTGAAGATGTTAATGAAATTTGATagatttatgatttttttttttgagatcCCAAGAGCTGTAATTCGTTGTACAGATACATAGCACTCACTTGGTGCTCTTTTGTGAAGAAATACCCTTTTTATAATCAAAGCCAATAATAATCTAGAATCCCATACACAGCATAGCTCATTTAAGCACTAATTATGGTTATACTAAAGATACCTTCCTGTTCCAAGCTTCTCAACAGCTTGAACAAGTGCTTCCACTTCCGCAACAGAAAAAGGTCTACGGATTCGACGCTGTGTGGCCTCAGATCGCTTGGGCTTCCGTAATGGAACTACGGCCAGGGCTTCTGCATTTACCGCAGTAACTGGAATCAATGCTCTTGAATTTGCAGAAATTTTCTCCAATGCCGTGTAATGAGGAGATGGAGCAGAATCACGATCACTTTCAACAAAATTATTCAAACATGTTCCTGTATGATCATCAGATCTCCCCTGCTGAATGCCAGTAATAGCAGGAGATAGGCACCTGGTGATATATATAGTGCAAAATCATTAAGACTACTTTTGATTCTAGCATGTCTCTTAAGAAGACGTAGTTTCCAAAATGAAGTTCAAAAAATTGAACACACAATAAGCTCCTGCACGTTTccacaaaagaagtaggagtacTAGCAAAGACAGAAAACACTAGAAAATATAGAAACAACCCACCAAGAGTAGGAAGAAGTTATGGACTTCTAATTTCAAAATAACCGCAGGTATATATTTAGCCATGTAACTTGCTGTTAAACTGAAGCAACAGAAGAAGCTCTATAACAACAATGGCTATGGTCCTAATACCCATCAGAGGTCGATAAATAGAATACCTTGTTAGTGGTTGAGGTGTATCACAAGGAAGGACACAAGAACGACAATCTGGACCAAGAGGTGGAGAAGCTTGAATGGGATTGGGCTCCAGTGAAAAGCCCAGAGCATCAAGCTTGTAATCATGAGAAATTCCAGTCTGCAATAAGGTTTTGTTATCATCTCTAACCTTCTTACCCTGAAAAACCACACCGATACGTAGTCCACCGCCAAGTATAGCAGTCACTGCTTCCATTACGGTCCTCTGCAAAATATTACGAGCATGAATAGTGCTTTTCCAAACTGAcattcaaaaaaagaaaatgtaGCATAAGGCAGAATAATGATGATAGAAACTTATTGAGGAAAGTGAATTAGTATTTGAAGGTAACACTTTCACATGCCTTTAAAGAACCAACAGTTGCATTTTCTGGAATCTCGACAAAAAGATCAGGAACCCTGAAGGATTTGATTCTAAATTTAACTGCGTGAAAGGAAAAACATTCCCATATTAGAACCTCTTCAAATGACGGAGCAGCCATACAAGAGAATTCACGTGATAACTCCAAAAGTAGGCTCTCTCACCACAGGAATCACTAGGCTTGAAGGATGCACGACCTCCATTGAAGACTGACGTCCCAGCTGCTGCACCGCCTGTCAGAGTTGATATGCAGAGGTAAATAAGTATCAATAAGGATCGAAACATACCCACATTTATGCACGCAAGTAAAAACTGAGTCATGTCCATGTTGCTGCATGAAAGGCATAAACTGTGAAGCGAACAAACCTCCCGAAGATGCTTTACTATAACCGGAAGCATTTCCATGTAAGTCACTGGTTGGAGAACTACAAATTCCATCGGTACTCATCTCTCCATCAGAATTAGAGAAGGAGCCACATTTGAAGAGCTTTCTTTTCTTGAAAGGAAAATCCCTCTGAGACCTTTGGTGGGCACTGTTTCTGTTGTGGTAAGCATGCATTGTTTTCCCACCTGGAAAAATCCTCCTCGTGTCAAACCCCAGAGCAAGTGAATATGAAGGGTTGCAAAAACAACAAACACTTACCAGTATTGGCATGCCCCTCATTGTCAGATTTTAGATTTTCTTCCCAATATTTGGAAGCTAGTAACTTCTTAATTGGGCGATCTCGTACACGTGGTGCTGACCCAGATGCCTTATTTGGGGTGCTTGGTTGAGTGCACCCAAAGTTTTCATCATCATCTCTATTATCTAACTTTACATCATTCCGGATCACCGGAAAGGCCCTACAAGGAGCAGGATACGGAGACAAAGATAATTTTACACTATCATCTGAAGTAACAAGTAGTGTTGAAGGTTTCTTATCCCAAACATCAGGGAACTCTGAACTGGAAATTGCAGCCCCCTTAGTTGTAGAAACTTTAGCATTATTTGACAGCTCAATTTTAATCTGTTTATCACTTTCTGTGTCTAATATACAACTTGAAAAGACTCCATGTTCCTCCTCCCTTGTTTCACCATTGACAAATTGTTTAGCAAAGGGGAGCTTCTCTGAGCAATCAGAACTCATAGTGACAGATGCAGGTCCAGAGATGGTATCATTTTGAGCATGTGGCAGTTCACTTAAAGAACGATTTACAACTGGAGCTTGTGAGACAAGCTCAGAAATGAAGAACCCCCGCTCATAACAACCTTCAGCATaagatttttcttttatcttctcATCTTTCACAATTGCATTTTGCTCCTTCCCTCTAGGAGAACACGTAGAATCAGGCGAGCTCTCTCCCTCCCCCAATAACTTGCCAGCTACAGTAGCTAACAAGTCAAAGGGACATGTTCCATCGCCATCAGCTTTCCTCCTAATAATGCCCCTTCTCTACAAAAATTGACAGGGAAATAAGACCAGGATAAGTGCCTCAACAGCAGACGAATATACTTATAAGGCAAAATAATTGATCTGAAAAGTGAGATTACCCTTGCCGATCTGGTAGCTCGAGGTATAGGAGGCACCTGATAGCCATTGAATCCATAGTCCAACCTCTTCTGCAACACCATATCTCAGAAACCATCCCAAGAAATATTCAGCGAACACAAAAAAACAGCAGTATTTTTACAGTATAAAAACTTCATGCTACACAACTCCTGTGGTCAACTGCACCACATAGTCTAACAAAGAAGAGCCCTGCAAAATCACAAGCATTATAATTCGAGACATTTAAGCAAAATTAAGTTAAATCATAAAATAAGTGATACCTAAAATGAAATTTAAAGTGAACAAAAGGATCCTAGAGTTGAAATTCTCTTAATTCAGGGAAAATGGTAAAAGAACAGAATCATCGCTGTTTGATAAAGCACCAGATGCCAGTATAGAAACAAATCATACAAAACTAGCTCCTTGTACTTATGCCAAACTCACCCTATCAGCATCATAATCTTTGTTTATTGATACATAAATGCTGATTATCAACCAAGAAATTAGGGATGATCGATTAAGATCTTATATATTTAAATCATATCTAAAGCTGTTACCACCCCCTAAATTGTGCTAGATTTCGGAGTAAATAAAAGCTTCCCATCTTAAATACGCAGTTCAAACTACACCTTTCAACCATGATTTGCTGCTTGATCGGGAGAAAATTGAATGATGTTAGAATCCTAATCCGAAATGCAACGAGCAGGTAAATAAGTAGGGACATTAAATAGGATTCTTATCGCAATTGAATGACAAAAGTAAAAGCTATTTCCAATACTACATTTGCTTCAACAGAAATTACTCAGAATTGCTAGATCTCAATACTTTTCAAGGTTTTCCTCTCCAACAAAATAGAGAAAAAGGAAAAGCAAGTTTAAGAAATGCAGTGTGATATAACCATTACCAGATCAGCAAAACAAGAATGCAAGAAACATATAAACCTAAGTGCTAACATAAAATGTGAAGTTCCAACATGGCGTTGGAACAAGTTTTGTGATCAGCCGGAATAAAGGCTATACATGAATCAAACCAGTGGAATTAGTCAGGAAATCTGGTCTTATGCATCTGACTAGAAAATATTCAATAAACGAAAATG encodes the following:
- the LOC104216488 gene encoding telomere repeat-binding protein 5, with amino-acid sequence MVLQKRLDYGFNGYQVPPIPRATRSARRRGIIRRKADGDGTCPFDLLATVAGKLLGEGESSPDSTCSPRGKEQNAIVKDEKIKEKSYAEGCYERGFFISELVSQAPVVNRSLSELPHAQNDTISGPASVTMSSDCSEKLPFAKQFVNGETREEEHGVFSSCILDTESDKQIKIELSNNAKVSTTKGAAISSSEFPDVWDKKPSTLLVTSDDSVKLSLSPYPAPCRAFPVIRNDVKLDNRDDDENFGCTQPSTPNKASGSAPRVRDRPIKKLLASKYWEENLKSDNEGHANTGGKTMHAYHNRNSAHQRSQRDFPFKKRKLFKCGSFSNSDGEMSTDGICSSPTSDLHGNASGYSKASSGGGAAAGTSVFNGGRASFKPSDSCVKFRIKSFRVPDLFVEIPENATVGSLKRTVMEAVTAILGGGLRIGVVFQGKKVRDDNKTLLQTGISHDYKLDALGFSLEPNPIQASPPLGPDCRSCVLPCDTPQPLTRCLSPAITGIQQGRSDDHTGTCLNNFVESDRDSAPSPHYTALEKISANSRALIPVTAVNAEALAVVPLRKPKRSEATQRRIRRPFSVAEVEALVQAVEKLGTGRWRDVKLRAFDNAKHRTYVDLKDKWKTLVHTARISPQQRRGEPVPQELLDRVLTAHAYWSQQQAKQQMKQPSETYLLL